The Raphanus sativus cultivar WK10039 chromosome 6, ASM80110v3, whole genome shotgun sequence sequence ctcttcttctttgaaCAGGTTTTTGATGCGTTAAGAACGACAATGTTCATATTAGGAATGATGTGCGTATTCATAGGCATCTCTTTACTAGCACCTGATGATACAAGAGGCAACGAGACAAAAGACAGTACCTCATCTCTTGACTCAATAGTGTCCTCAAGCGTGTCATCAGAAGAGGACAGGTTGATATTACAATCATTTGAAGATGGACATAGAGTAGCTGTACAAGGAATGTATATGAAATCAGCTGATCTAATTGCCAAGACAAAGGTAAACCCACAAAGCAAAAAATATATCTTCAATGGTAATAACCTTTATCAACAACAAGCTTTGAACCCTTCTTCTTTTCTGTGTCGCAGGCTGCTTGTTTAACGGCATTGGGCTTCGGCGAAGACTCTATCAACGCATCTGCTATTCTTGTGATGCCAATGGTATCTTCCAAGATTACAGGGTTTAGAGGAAACGGTCTCGAGAGGGCTAAGATATTGTCAATGAGAGGATGATCAGGATGGAGCAAACTAGCcatgcaagaagaagaaggcacaAGAATGCTTGAAAAGACATCTCATCACTCTTCAAAGGCTTAAGtagattagtaaaaaaaaacagagagctAAAATGAGACAGTTTCTCAGGTACATTCTTCTCTTAGCAAAACTCTGTTTTTAGGATCCcattaagagaaaaaaaaacagtagaCGTTGTGTATTTTTGCAGAGACCAAAATGTTACTATAACATTACATCTATGTATATTaattcttttgtttgtttgagtcctgttaaaaatagtttcataaaCTACAAATACAGTGAAAAGTCTCCTTAGTTCATTAATGCTTTTACACTCTAAAGGCTAGATTTCAAATCTTTAGAAAAGCTATTTAATaaacaattatacacatattgAGGAAAGATTTAGAACAGATCTTCAATATGGTGTAAGTAAACTCGGTCAGggttagaaaaaaatataaatgtaaacaAGTTTAAAATGAGTTTTATCATTATTACAAATCCACAATTCAGGGCTATAGTTTATACAGTCTTGACCGATATTTTGAGAATCAGAATGTAGAAAAAGGGAGAAAACATGAGGTTTCATTACAAATCACTTCCAGTTGTTGGCAACAATGTCAGCCAAATCAACAACTCTCTGTGAGTAGCCCCATTCATTATCATACCAAGCAATCACCTTAACCATATCATCTCCCATCACCATAGTGAGTGAAGAATCAATGGTGGACGACACATCCGAGCATCTGAAATCAACTGACACAAGCGGCTCATCGCAGACTTCAAGGATACCTTTAAGCTCTTTCTCTGCAGAGTCTCTGAAAGCAGCGTTAACTTCCTCTGCAAAAGTCTTCTTGGTGACCTGCACAACGAGATCAACCACTGACACGTTTGGTGTCGGCACACGGAGAGCTATTCCGTTGAGTTTTCCTTTGAGGTTAGGGAGCACAAGAGCCACGGCCTTAGCTGCTCCTGTAGATGTGGGAACAATGTTCAAAGCAGCTGCTCTTGCTCTCCTTAGATCACGGTGGCTAGCGTCTAGTAACCTCTGGTCACCGGTGTATGAGTGAGTAGTTGTCATTGTACCCTTTATGATACCTGAAAAAAATGATTACAAACCATGATCAGTAGTTACTAGTTATCATTTGGTCTGAAAGAGGAAGCTATTACATACCGAACTTCTGGTCTAGAACTTTGACAAAGGGAGCAAGACAGTTAGTAGTGCAAGAAGCATTGCTGATGATCGGTTCATCAGGATTGTAAGCATCGGCGTTGACACCAACAACGTAAGTTGGGATGTCTCCTTTGCCTGGAGCTGTAATGATAACCTTCTTGGCTCCAGCTTCAATGTGTTTCCCTGCGCCTTCTCTATCCACAAACACTCCTGTTCCTTCAATGACAATGTCTATTCCCAACTCCCTAAGATTCAAAGACATTCAAAGTGATTATCAAGACTGATCAACTTCAGAGACAGAACTGTGTGTTTTGACTTACTTCCAGGGGAGAAGAGAAGGGTTGCGGTTAGACACAACCTTGATGATCTTTCCATCAACAGAGAGAGCAGCGTCTCCGGAAGGTTTCACATCAGCGTCAAAGATACCGAGAGTGGAGTCATACTTAAGGAGATGTGAAGCCTGCTTGACACCGCCAGTGTCGTTGATGGCAATGACATCAAAGGGAGAGTCCTTGCGTCCATGCCAGCATCTCAAGAAGTTCCTCCCGATCCGACCAAAGCCATTGATGGCTACTTTTAGTTTAGCCTCGGTCACACCTTTCCTGTATCCACCACTGCTTCCCATCTGGTGGAAACATGATCAGTAAACAATGAGAGACAGCTCTTTAAAGAGTACTAGTTTTTGCTATAACATTGCATGACAAGGCAGAACATGGAAGGTACATAGAGTGGAGGATAAAAAGATAACTCACTGCAGAAGTCTGGAAAGTGACGGCTGAGACAAACTCATCAGAGGAAAGTTTCTTGTTGCCGAAGGGAAGAGAAGCAGAGGAGCTTCTCAGTCCAGAGAACTCAGTGAAACCCTGAAGaccaaaaacacacaaacacatTTACTTAAAACTTGTTAAAGTGCCTgtcagaagaagaaggaaggtaCCTGAAGAGATGGTTTGGGGACAGAGAAAGCAGCTGATGAAGCCATGGTGTGACCACAAAGTAGCAGCAGATGCTAGAAAGATGTGTTGAAACAGAGATGTGGTTAATATagtaaaagaaaatgatgagtTGCAGGCAAAGGAGATTAGATTCTGGATAACTTTCTTACTCATTTGTATGGTTGTGGTTATCAAATCAAACTCTTTGTAATCTTCTCATGTTTCTATGATCACAAATACATCAAATCCTTGAcctcattttttttattattttgggcTTTTCACTTTGGGCTTGTTTCTTCATCTTATATGTGTGATGACGGTCGAATAAAGATAATTACAATTATACTATAACCAAACAAAACTATCATATGATTCTGAACTAGAGAAGATTATTACAACTATTGTAGGACAGAACATTAACTTTTCATACAAACTCTGTTGAAACTTTATGAGACAAGCAACGTTTGGACACAAATGCGTACAAGAGAGTAGAGACGCAATTTAGAagagaatttattttttttttggaattttattaGATGAAACTGAGATAGATATTACATAAACTCAGAATGTTGGTTTTGGCTATGTTTGATTTGAGCAACAGTGATCTCAGCTTGAGTTCTGGCCAACAGATTTTTAGTTTTCTGAATTTGAGTTTGGAGTAAAGAAATCATCCCTACACATCCGTAAACAGGATCTTCAATTCTACATGTTGCTTCAAAGCATAAAGATTCCACTGCTTCAGCTCTTGTCTGAACAGGAAGTTGCTGTCAAAATATCAACCATGAATATtcatattgttatatataaacCACTAATGCAATAACGTTGTCTTAGTTTAGGATTGAGAAAAGATAcacaaaaagattttatataccTGAAGCATTTTGGAAACATTTCCAGCACCATAGATTCTGTGGACACAAGCAAATTTTTCAGGATTGTTTGGAGGGAAATAAGGTGAGAAAACGCAATCTTTTGGACATCTTCTTCTCAGATATCTGCAAGCAGCACATCTTTTAGGATTCATCACAGATTTTctaaagagagaagaaagattACATAAAAGATTGCGAAAATCTAAGAACAAGGATTTGACTTATTTCAAAAAGATTCATCACATCTTCCACTTATTTGTATTctcttttgtttccttttcttttccaATGATCCAACGGCTACTTTCCAGTTTATGAAATTTTGATGACATTTACATAAGGTAAACTTATGAATGTTGTTGATTCTCATTTTGACTAATTAGAATATATTACCGTTAGAAGCAGCTTCTTGATCTTCCAAATCTCATAACTCCGATTTTTTTTCCAGTAACATAATTACAATACTAATAAAGAACAAAGTGATATAATAtggatgccaaaaaaaaaa is a genomic window containing:
- the LOC108805621 gene encoding LOB domain-containing protein 24-like, whose translation is MNPKRCAACRYLRRRCPKDCVFSPYFPPNNPEKFACVHRIYGAGNVSKMLQQLPVQTRAEAVESLCFEATCRIEDPVYGCVGMISLLQTQIQKTKNLLARTQAEITVAQIKHSQNQHSEFM
- the LOC108805608 gene encoding glyceraldehyde-3-phosphate dehydrogenase GAPA1, chloroplastic: MASSAAFSVPKPSLQGFTEFSGLRSSSASLPFGNKKLSSDEFVSAVTFQTSAMGSSGGYRKGVTEAKLKVAINGFGRIGRNFLRCWHGRKDSPFDVIAINDTGGVKQASHLLKYDSTLGIFDADVKPSGDAALSVDGKIIKVVSNRNPSLLPWKELGIDIVIEGTGVFVDREGAGKHIEAGAKKVIITAPGKGDIPTYVVGVNADAYNPDEPIISNASCTTNCLAPFVKVLDQKFGIIKGTMTTTHSYTGDQRLLDASHRDLRRARAAALNIVPTSTGAAKAVALVLPNLKGKLNGIALRVPTPNVSVVDLVVQVTKKTFAEEVNAAFRDSAEKELKGILEVCDEPLVSVDFRCSDVSSTIDSSLTMVMGDDMVKVIAWYDNEWGYSQRVVDLADIVANNWK